The following are from one region of the Deinococcus budaensis genome:
- a CDS encoding DUF2382 domain-containing protein, whose amino-acid sequence MPHLHRLSEISSRHSEDFQDAGMYNPVGSTAYLAGRQAIGTVRDALVDDTYGRIRYLMVDADGGDLQGARLIPIGLARLEDDGVYFDDLTAAQLSAMHRYSADEEYTFDLQSSDERVLRGQMDTQAGGERVLHAAGTAATTGAAASYNYRDDDASDRMFKGSPRLQLLEERLSVNKEKYRAGSVEIGKHVETRQETVNVPLQREEVVIERHAVTDARPVQGDVLGAASETVRVELEAERAQVAKQAYVTEEVEVGKRTVTEQQTVTETVGREVLDVNQTGDVELLTDEANRKNRN is encoded by the coding sequence ATGCCGCACCTACACAGATTGTCCGAGATCTCCAGCCGCCACAGTGAAGACTTTCAGGACGCGGGCATGTACAACCCGGTCGGCTCGACCGCTTACCTGGCAGGTCGGCAGGCCATCGGCACCGTGCGCGACGCGCTGGTAGACGACACCTACGGCCGCATCCGCTACCTGATGGTGGACGCCGATGGCGGCGACCTGCAAGGCGCCCGCCTGATTCCTATCGGCCTGGCCCGGCTGGAAGACGACGGCGTCTACTTCGACGACCTGACGGCGGCGCAGCTCTCGGCCATGCACCGCTACAGTGCCGACGAGGAGTACACCTTCGACCTCCAGAGCAGTGACGAGCGCGTGCTGCGCGGCCAGATGGACACCCAGGCGGGAGGCGAACGGGTGCTGCACGCCGCCGGAACGGCCGCCACGACGGGCGCCGCCGCTTCTTACAACTACCGCGACGACGACGCCAGCGACCGGATGTTCAAGGGATCGCCCCGGCTCCAGCTGCTCGAAGAGCGCCTGAGCGTGAACAAAGAGAAGTACCGCGCCGGAAGCGTCGAGATCGGCAAGCATGTCGAGACCCGGCAGGAGACGGTCAATGTGCCGCTTCAGCGCGAGGAGGTCGTGATCGAGCGCCACGCCGTGACCGACGCCCGCCCGGTGCAGGGCGACGTGCTGGGCGCCGCCAGCGAGACGGTGCGGGTCGAACTCGAAGCCGAGCGCGCGCAGGTGGCCAAGCAGGCTTACGTAACCGAAGAGGTCGAGGTCGGCAAGCGCACGGTCACCGAGCAGCAGACGGTGACCGAGACGGTGGGCCGCGAGGTGCTCGACGTGAACCAGACCGGCGACGTCGAACTGCTCACCGACGAAGCCAACCGCAAGAACCGCAACTGA
- a CDS encoding sensor histidine kinase — MDSAPADLTADAWMDALPQAVLLFGGTGGGGAPGLTVTRLNAAAVRLWGVPQGRAAGRPLLEVVRRHTLEALAERGGELELEAGGRTLRCTATHAGEGGALIVEDITEHRRREAELREATAVLSHEFRTPVTGLRGVLEALEYDMPPDLAQNFVRQGLQEVERLARLVEDLAVGFRPTRARTLPLAETFARAERLLQPELGTRRATLTFGADHLVRADPDKLLQVLLNLIENALRYGPPGGPIEVQTAARGTWIEVAVLDEGGPLQGSEALFRAHTRGPQAPGQGSGMGLYIVRSIVQGWGGQTWTERRGERNAFCFTLPGGAGIG; from the coding sequence ATGGACTCCGCACCCGCCGACCTGACCGCCGACGCCTGGATGGACGCGCTGCCCCAGGCGGTGCTGCTGTTCGGGGGGACGGGGGGAGGCGGCGCCCCGGGCCTGACTGTGACCCGCCTGAACGCCGCCGCCGTGCGGCTGTGGGGGGTGCCGCAGGGCCGCGCCGCCGGGCGGCCGCTGCTGGAGGTCGTGCGCCGCCACACCCTGGAGGCGCTGGCCGAGCGCGGCGGCGAGCTGGAACTGGAAGCGGGCGGGCGCACCCTGCGCTGCACCGCCACGCACGCGGGGGAAGGCGGCGCCCTGATCGTGGAGGACATCACCGAGCACCGCCGCCGCGAGGCCGAATTGCGCGAGGCAACTGCCGTCCTCTCGCACGAGTTCCGCACGCCGGTCACGGGGCTGCGCGGGGTGCTCGAAGCGCTGGAATACGACATGCCCCCGGACCTCGCGCAGAACTTCGTGCGCCAGGGGCTTCAGGAGGTCGAGCGGCTGGCCCGGCTGGTCGAGGACCTGGCGGTCGGCTTCCGGCCCACCCGCGCCCGCACCCTGCCGCTGGCCGAGACCTTTGCCCGCGCCGAGCGCCTCTTGCAGCCCGAGCTGGGCACCCGCCGCGCCACCCTGACGTTCGGCGCCGACCATCTGGTGCGTGCCGACCCCGACAAGCTGTTGCAGGTGCTGCTCAACCTGATCGAGAACGCCCTGAGGTACGGCCCGCCCGGCGGCCCCATCGAGGTCCAGACGGCGGCGCGCGGCACCTGGATCGAGGTCGCCGTGCTCGACGAGGGCGGGCCGCTTCAGGGCAGCGAGGCCCTGTTCCGCGCCCACACGCGCGGCCCGCAGGCCCCCGGACAGGGCAGCGGCATGGGCCTGTATATCGTCCGCAGCATCGTGCAGGGCTGGGGCGGCCAGACCTGGACCGAACGCCGGGGGGAGCGCAACGCCTTTTGCTTCACGTTGCCGGGCGGCGCAGGCATCGGCTGA
- a CDS encoding winged helix-turn-helix domain-containing protein, which yields MSHVVVIEDEGTVREVVRFHLERAGLRVSAFETASAAQGALGSADALVLDWMLPGESGLAFLRRLRGDPGSRRLPVLMLTARAAEAERVEGLESGADDYLTKPFSAAELVARVRALLRRSLPEAPPQLANGPLMMDLAAADARLAGAALHLTRREFDLLAFLTQNVGRVYARGELLDRVWGADFLGGERTVDQHVTQLRAHLGDDPARPRFLETVRGKGYRMRSWTEEG from the coding sequence ATGAGCCATGTGGTCGTGATCGAGGACGAGGGCACCGTGCGGGAGGTGGTGCGCTTTCACCTGGAGCGCGCCGGGCTGCGGGTCAGCGCCTTCGAGACGGCCTCGGCGGCGCAAGGGGCGCTGGGCAGCGCCGACGCGCTGGTGCTCGACTGGATGCTGCCGGGCGAGAGCGGCCTGGCCTTTTTGCGGCGGCTGCGCGGCGATCCCGGGTCGCGCCGCCTCCCGGTGCTGATGCTGACCGCCCGCGCCGCCGAGGCCGAGCGGGTCGAGGGCCTGGAGTCGGGCGCCGACGACTACCTCACCAAACCCTTCAGCGCGGCCGAACTGGTCGCCCGGGTGCGCGCCCTGCTGCGCCGCTCGCTGCCCGAGGCGCCGCCGCAGCTTGCCAACGGTCCCCTCATGATGGACCTGGCTGCGGCCGACGCGCGGCTGGCGGGCGCGGCCCTGCACCTGACCCGCCGCGAGTTCGACCTGCTGGCCTTCCTGACCCAGAACGTGGGCCGGGTCTACGCGCGCGGCGAGCTGCTCGACCGCGTCTGGGGCGCGGACTTTCTGGGCGGCGAGCGCACGGTGGACCAGCACGTCACCCAGCTGCGTGCCCACCTGGGCGACGACCCGGCCCGCCCACGCTTTCTGGAGACGGTACGCGGCAAAGGCTACCGCATGCGCTCCTGGACCGAGGAGGGCTGA
- the rsfS gene encoding ribosome silencing factor translates to MNPKTHPDPIQNQLRAIVDAARERRAEDVVVLDLTEVSSTLEYFVICTATAGLQLNAVQENIREKAQAAGLSRPSVEGPSERWLLLAFGGAIVVHIMTKDAREYYDLEGLWSDARVLDFPERATGGAA, encoded by the coding sequence ATGAATCCCAAGACCCACCCCGATCCCATCCAGAACCAGCTGCGCGCCATCGTGGACGCCGCCCGCGAACGCCGCGCCGAGGACGTGGTCGTGCTCGACCTCACCGAGGTGTCCTCCACCCTGGAATACTTCGTGATCTGCACCGCCACGGCGGGATTGCAGCTCAACGCCGTGCAGGAGAACATCCGCGAGAAGGCGCAGGCGGCCGGACTCTCGCGCCCCAGCGTCGAGGGTCCCAGCGAGCGCTGGTTGCTGCTCGCCTTTGGCGGCGCCATCGTGGTTCACATCATGACCAAGGACGCCCGCGAGTACTACGACCTCGAAGGCCTGTGGAGCGACGCCCGCGTCCTCGACTTTCCCGAGCGGGCGACCGGCGGCGCGGCGTAG
- a CDS encoding LCP family protein, with product MTPPVPPAFNFTFARPRPPRRWRAMQAFGLSLAALTLGGLAVLSAPGNAGQAAPSPDGLPHFTLLLAGRDIVYCYYRTPCRDQDQRSGLLQPPNTDTLMLIRVDGTRVNVLNIPRDTNVGDFDPARKWAEQKVNGRYWAGGPQALTQAAETITGERVDAYMVVRTDYVARVIDALGGLDVTVPEGGIEWVDQAAGVDLRLPAGNHHLNGEQAVLYLRVRKGFGDDYGRIDHQKQALTQLAGRLRSAQGLAALPTILGGVGNGVETNADPGWLPALLPHLGDLKLSFATLPTTPVPGTFNLAVDREALARVWGAGGAAVGAAGTGSAPSLPSVTVRVVDASGARLGPALARALRTLGYARVDVRAAPQSGEASQVFTGQDVEAASQLADTLGLPRLQGERFPVEAGEVGILLGADARRSLAALSALDPTPPSPAAPPAPAAGAASLPASPSPLPETR from the coding sequence ATGACGCCCCCGGTTCCGCCCGCCTTCAACTTCACGTTCGCACGCCCCCGCCCTCCCCGGCGCTGGCGGGCCATGCAGGCGTTCGGGCTGAGCCTGGCCGCGCTGACGCTGGGGGGCTTGGCAGTGCTGAGCGCGCCCGGCAACGCGGGGCAGGCGGCCCCGTCCCCGGACGGCCTGCCGCATTTCACGCTGCTGCTGGCGGGGCGCGACATCGTGTACTGCTACTACCGCACCCCCTGCCGCGACCAGGACCAGCGCAGCGGCCTCCTGCAACCCCCCAACACCGATACCCTGATGCTGATCCGGGTGGACGGCACCCGCGTGAATGTCCTGAACATCCCGCGCGACACCAACGTCGGGGACTTCGACCCGGCGCGCAAGTGGGCCGAGCAGAAGGTCAACGGCCGCTACTGGGCGGGCGGCCCGCAGGCGCTGACCCAGGCGGCCGAGACCATCACCGGCGAACGGGTGGACGCCTACATGGTCGTGCGGACCGACTACGTGGCGCGGGTGATCGACGCGCTGGGCGGCCTGGACGTGACGGTCCCGGAGGGCGGCATCGAGTGGGTGGACCAGGCGGCGGGGGTGGACCTGCGCCTGCCCGCCGGAAACCACCACCTGAATGGCGAGCAGGCCGTGCTGTACCTGCGCGTCCGCAAGGGCTTCGGGGACGACTACGGACGCATCGACCACCAGAAGCAGGCGCTGACCCAGCTTGCCGGGCGGCTCAGATCCGCCCAGGGCCTCGCCGCGCTGCCCACCATCCTGGGCGGCGTCGGCAACGGGGTGGAGACGAACGCCGATCCCGGGTGGCTGCCCGCGCTGTTGCCGCACCTGGGCGACCTCAAGCTCTCGTTTGCCACGCTGCCCACCACGCCGGTTCCCGGCACCTTCAACCTGGCCGTGGACCGCGAGGCCCTGGCGCGGGTGTGGGGCGCGGGCGGGGCCGCCGTGGGTGCGGCCGGGACCGGCAGCGCCCCCAGCCTCCCCAGCGTGACCGTGCGGGTGGTGGACGCCAGCGGCGCCCGCCTCGGCCCCGCGCTGGCGCGGGCGCTGCGGACGCTGGGCTACGCGCGGGTGGACGTGCGGGCGGCGCCCCAGAGCGGCGAGGCCAGCCAGGTCTTTACCGGCCAGGACGTGGAAGCGGCCAGTCAGCTGGCCGACACATTGGGCCTGCCCCGGCTGCAAGGCGAGCGTTTCCCTGTGGAGGCGGGCGAGGTGGGTATTCTGCTGGGAGCCGACGCGCGCCGGAGCCTGGCGGCCCTGAGCGCGCTGGACCCGACGCCGCCGAGTCCGGCTGCCCCCCCGGCCCCGGCGGCGGGCGCCGCTTCCCTCCCCGCTTCCCCTTCCCCCCTTCCGGAGACCCGATGA
- the yqeK gene encoding bis(5'-nucleosyl)-tetraphosphatase (symmetrical) YqeK, translating into MIAERLALRHPLAELAGWDDRVRLMVRPRRYEHVLRVAELACRIACANGLDEARAYAAGILHDIARDLPDAELLRLAPPECDIDSAHPLALHGRAARTLLERWGYRDRVVLEAVEDHTTGPRGGNPVAACVYIADVSEPGRGVNADIRELALCDLNAALNRAVVSKVTYLQGRGIQVHPRTLLAYHALTCPALRVAPESSPAR; encoded by the coding sequence ATGATCGCTGAACGGCTGGCCCTCCGGCACCCGCTTGCCGAGCTGGCAGGCTGGGACGACCGGGTTCGCCTGATGGTCCGTCCCCGCCGCTACGAGCATGTGCTGCGGGTGGCCGAACTGGCCTGCCGCATCGCCTGCGCCAACGGCCTGGACGAGGCCCGCGCCTACGCGGCGGGCATCTTGCACGACATCGCCCGCGACCTGCCCGACGCCGAGCTGCTGCGGCTGGCTCCGCCCGAGTGCGACATCGACAGCGCGCACCCGCTGGCGCTGCATGGCCGCGCGGCCCGCACCCTGCTGGAGCGCTGGGGCTACCGCGACCGGGTGGTGCTGGAGGCGGTCGAGGACCACACCACCGGGCCGCGCGGCGGCAATCCGGTGGCGGCCTGCGTGTACATCGCGGACGTGTCCGAACCCGGGCGCGGGGTGAACGCCGACATCCGCGAGCTGGCGCTGTGCGACCTGAACGCGGCCCTCAACCGCGCCGTCGTGTCCAAGGTCACCTATCTCCAGGGGCGCGGCATTCAGGTGCATCCCCGCACCCTGCTCGCCTACCACGCGCTGACCTGCCCGGCCCTGCGGGTGGCCCCGGAGTCGTCCCCCGCGCGATGA
- a CDS encoding CdaR family protein codes for MTRTGLRRLTDPRYLGRRLGHNLPAKLLALAVSLTLWFVSTTDRRANVEQGFDVPVTVSDTTGERGTGTRAVRDLTPSTIRVFLSGRPERLRELRGDAIEAVVDVTGVPEGSFTRPVTVQAPTGTTLERQTPERVQGFVDTLVTRTLPVTLSVAAPPETSVPRYSVSPAEATVSGPGRVAATVRRVVNSPVSLAPGEEREAPLVALDAAGQPVEGVTTAPATVTVRRLDTGELPIKAVRVVLNDPPPGLRVTALSVQPASVRLVAAPELLALLREVPGTVPYREGTYTAPVTLRVPAGAQALEEVSVRLTVEAAPRSPASPPAPAAEADRTP; via the coding sequence GTGACCCGCACGGGGCTGCGGCGCCTGACCGACCCGCGCTACCTGGGGCGGCGGCTGGGGCACAACCTCCCGGCCAAGCTGCTGGCGCTGGCGGTGTCGCTGACCCTGTGGTTCGTCTCGACCACCGACCGCCGGGCGAACGTCGAGCAGGGCTTCGACGTGCCGGTCACGGTCAGCGACACGACCGGCGAGCGCGGCACCGGCACCCGGGCGGTGCGCGACCTCACGCCGAGCACCATCCGGGTCTTTCTGAGCGGGCGGCCCGAGCGCCTGCGCGAGCTGCGCGGCGACGCGATTGAGGCGGTGGTGGACGTGACCGGCGTTCCGGAGGGGAGTTTTACCCGCCCGGTCACGGTGCAGGCCCCCACCGGCACCACCCTGGAGCGCCAGACACCCGAGCGGGTGCAGGGCTTTGTCGACACGCTGGTCACCCGGACCCTGCCCGTCACCCTCAGCGTCGCCGCGCCCCCCGAGACGAGCGTGCCGCGCTACAGCGTCTCGCCCGCCGAGGCGACCGTGAGCGGCCCGGGCCGGGTGGCCGCCACCGTGCGGCGGGTGGTCAACAGCCCCGTGAGCCTGGCCCCCGGCGAGGAGCGCGAGGCGCCGCTGGTCGCCCTGGACGCGGCGGGCCAGCCGGTCGAGGGCGTGACCACCGCGCCCGCCACCGTGACCGTTCGGCGCCTGGACACCGGCGAGCTGCCCATCAAGGCCGTGCGCGTGGTGCTGAACGACCCGCCGCCCGGCCTGCGGGTCACGGCCCTCAGCGTGCAACCGGCCAGCGTCCGGCTGGTGGCGGCTCCCGAACTGCTCGCCCTGCTGCGCGAGGTGCCCGGCACCGTGCCCTACCGCGAGGGCACCTACACCGCGCCCGTGACCCTGCGCGTGCCCGCAGGCGCCCAGGCGCTGGAGGAGGTCAGCGTGCGCCTGACGGTCGAGGCCGCTCCGCGCTCCCCGGCCTCGCCCCCAGCCCCCGCTGCGGAAGCGGACCGCACCCCCTGA
- the cdaA gene encoding diadenylate cyclase CdaA, with translation MSLFPGPLNLRDLLDVLLVAFLIYQGYLLVVGTRAANVVRGILVFAGVWVAAQVLGLTTLSELLGRAGTVGLFALVVLFQPELRAALERVGRPRGRETGPSGAALQDLARALERLAERKTGALIAIERRTPLGEYAATGVALDAVISVPFLEALFARNAPLHDGGVIVQGSRVVAAGCLFPLQSSDGTYRRYGTRHRAAIGLSELTDAVVLVASEERGSMRIALAGRLGPDLNGSELREQLRALVYDRADLTGELPVAPAPRPGGREAERRAPEAEGPAGGPGLSTPTEPPAGTPPGSGQAGPPPERGGA, from the coding sequence ATGTCCCTGTTCCCCGGTCCCCTGAACCTGCGGGACCTGCTGGACGTGCTGCTGGTCGCCTTTTTGATCTACCAGGGCTACCTGCTGGTGGTGGGCACCCGCGCCGCGAACGTGGTGCGCGGGATTCTGGTGTTCGCCGGGGTGTGGGTGGCCGCGCAGGTGCTGGGGCTGACCACCCTCAGTGAGCTGCTGGGACGGGCCGGGACGGTGGGACTGTTCGCGCTGGTGGTGTTGTTTCAGCCGGAGCTGCGCGCGGCGCTGGAGCGGGTGGGGCGGCCTCGTGGGCGCGAGACTGGACCGAGCGGCGCGGCCCTGCAAGACCTCGCCCGGGCGCTCGAACGCCTCGCCGAGCGCAAGACGGGGGCCTTGATCGCCATCGAGCGCCGCACCCCGCTGGGCGAGTACGCGGCGACCGGGGTGGCGCTCGACGCCGTGATCAGCGTGCCCTTTCTGGAAGCCCTGTTCGCCCGCAACGCCCCGCTGCACGACGGCGGCGTGATCGTGCAGGGGTCACGGGTGGTCGCGGCGGGGTGCCTCTTTCCGCTGCAATCGAGCGACGGCACCTACCGGCGCTACGGCACCCGCCACCGCGCCGCCATCGGGCTGTCGGAACTCACCGACGCGGTGGTGCTGGTCGCCAGCGAGGAGCGCGGCAGCATGCGGATCGCCCTGGCCGGGCGGCTGGGGCCGGACCTCAACGGCTCCGAGCTGCGCGAGCAGTTGCGTGCCCTGGTGTACGACCGCGCCGACCTGACGGGTGAGTTGCCGGTCGCGCCCGCGCCCAGGCCGGGGGGCCGGGAAGCGGAGCGCCGGGCGCCCGAGGCGGAGGGGCCAGCAGGCGGGCCGGGCCTGAGCACCCCGACCGAGCCTCCGGCGGGCACACCGCCCGGCAGCGGTCAGGCCGGCCCTCCGCCGGAACGGGGCGGCGCGTGA
- a CDS encoding metal-dependent hydrolase, with product MHLRFLGHSTFLLTSGEHRVLIDPFLEGNPTCPVGLEEALGWNLSAVLISHAHGDHWGNALDFGRAGVPVIGTAEIGGYAAAHGAPNAVAMNIGGTFRAGWGSVTLTPAWHSSSFPDGTYGGMPTGLVVELGGVRVYHAGDTSLFSDMRLIGDSRLDAALLPVGDHFTMGPEEAARALDLLRPRVAVPMHYGTFPPLVGDPQVFAREGQARGVDVRVLAPGETTEV from the coding sequence ATGCATCTGCGCTTTCTGGGCCACAGCACCTTCCTGCTCACCAGCGGCGAGCACCGCGTCCTGATCGACCCCTTTCTCGAAGGCAATCCCACCTGCCCGGTGGGCCTGGAAGAGGCGCTGGGCTGGAACCTCAGCGCCGTGCTGATCAGCCACGCGCACGGCGACCACTGGGGCAACGCCCTGGATTTCGGGCGGGCCGGGGTTCCCGTGATCGGCACGGCCGAGATCGGCGGCTACGCGGCGGCCCACGGCGCCCCGAACGCGGTCGCCATGAACATCGGCGGCACCTTCCGCGCCGGGTGGGGCAGCGTGACCCTGACCCCGGCGTGGCACTCCTCCTCCTTTCCAGACGGCACCTACGGCGGCATGCCCACCGGACTGGTCGTCGAGCTGGGCGGCGTGCGGGTCTACCACGCGGGCGACACGTCCCTTTTCTCCGACATGCGCCTGATCGGGGACTCCAGGCTGGACGCGGCGCTGCTGCCCGTGGGCGACCACTTCACGATGGGGCCGGAGGAGGCCGCCCGCGCGCTGGACCTGCTGCGCCCCCGTGTGGCGGTCCCCATGCACTACGGCACCTTCCCGCCGCTGGTGGGCGACCCGCAGGTGTTCGCGCGGGAAGGCCAGGCACGGGGCGTGGACGTGCGGGTGCTGGCGCCGGGGGAGACGACGGAGGTTTGA
- a CDS encoding ribonuclease HI, translating to MNHAYVDASWHEEEGHGVGGWGLVLLAPGELPARFQGQLAAPDNNAAELRAVLEAVRHAPPGEALNVHTDNEAVIASVGQGRGPHLLAELAREVQEVVAARGVSLRVAYAPRTRRHMLAAHDLANDARRGLTTPAAAGPHADVLIEQRPAVPEARVSLRRHGERVTAHVHLDPLSALPPSAQALLAAVTLARPGELLLVRRASKVAQALWQRPERALRPGAHTALAQAREEADGRGVQVQFQGMG from the coding sequence ATGAACCACGCCTACGTGGACGCGAGCTGGCATGAAGAGGAGGGGCACGGCGTGGGCGGCTGGGGCCTGGTGCTGCTCGCGCCGGGCGAGCTGCCCGCCCGCTTCCAGGGCCAGCTCGCGGCGCCCGACAACAATGCCGCCGAGTTGCGCGCCGTGCTGGAGGCTGTGCGCCACGCGCCGCCCGGGGAAGCCCTGAATGTGCACACCGACAACGAGGCCGTGATCGCCTCGGTGGGGCAGGGACGCGGGCCGCACCTGCTCGCGGAGCTGGCGCGCGAGGTGCAGGAGGTGGTGGCCGCGCGGGGCGTCTCGCTGCGGGTGGCCTATGCCCCGCGCACCCGGCGGCACATGCTCGCGGCCCACGACCTCGCCAACGACGCCCGGCGCGGCCTGACCACCCCGGCCGCCGCTGGACCCCACGCCGACGTCTTGATCGAGCAGCGCCCCGCCGTGCCGGAAGCCCGCGTGAGCCTGCGCCGCCACGGCGAGCGGGTCACGGCGCACGTTCACCTCGATCCCCTTTCGGCGCTGCCGCCCAGCGCCCAGGCCCTGCTCGCCGCCGTCACGCTGGCGCGGCCCGGCGAGCTGCTGCTGGTGCGCCGCGCCTCCAAAGTCGCCCAGGCGCTGTGGCAACGGCCTGAGCGGGCGCTGCGCCCCGGCGCGCACACCGCGCTCGCTCAGGCCCGCGAAGAGGCCGACGGGCGGGGCGTGCAGGTGCAGTTTCAGGGGATGGGGTGA